Proteins found in one Gemmatimonadota bacterium genomic segment:
- a CDS encoding sodium:solute symporter family protein, whose translation MSTRVMVFAAYFALVFAIGWLSLKRTQSEADYWIAGGKLGWLVGGATIAATHVSAGTFIGTIGVIYTVGWSFTWLVLSIPLAYWFLAAVLAPRFTRVRQLTLPAFIERRYYSKRVRGLAAVIILIATVVYVQAQIVAGGLIAHTIFGIPTSWGMIGFTAILLLYTVVGGMVAVVYTDFLQLLIMAAGVLFAVPLALRQVGGTAALFELVEAARPTVFTWEGLPPALLFTMGLSFLLGSVATPERLVRLFAMRDMVQVRRGILFAILMSTGINLLVFILALASIVLFPRLSTGDLAMPMVASAVLPPVMGTVLLAAIVSAMMSTVDSLLIVAGSALSVDLYQNLVAPDGSVARRRWVDRIGILVVGTLPVVLVLAGVGEGELVQFIVLLFTALMAACFFMPVVGGVLWRRATREGATAAMLGGLITTLGWKAWGPGTLDPVLPGFLVSAVLLVTVSLLTPPPPASAWEPYFRTGAGTPDESALG comes from the coding sequence ATGAGCACGCGCGTTATGGTCTTCGCGGCCTACTTCGCGTTGGTGTTCGCGATCGGGTGGCTGAGCCTCAAGCGCACGCAGAGCGAGGCCGACTACTGGATCGCCGGCGGGAAGCTGGGCTGGCTGGTGGGTGGGGCCACCATCGCGGCCACGCACGTGAGCGCCGGCACCTTCATCGGCACCATCGGTGTGATCTACACGGTAGGGTGGTCGTTCACGTGGCTGGTGCTGTCCATCCCGCTCGCCTACTGGTTCCTGGCCGCGGTGCTGGCGCCCCGCTTCACGCGTGTCCGGCAGCTCACGCTGCCGGCCTTCATCGAGCGGCGCTACTACTCGAAGCGTGTGCGCGGGCTCGCGGCCGTGATCATCCTCATCGCCACCGTCGTGTACGTGCAGGCGCAGATCGTGGCCGGCGGCCTGATCGCGCATACGATCTTCGGTATCCCCACGTCCTGGGGCATGATCGGCTTCACCGCCATCCTGCTGCTGTACACGGTGGTGGGTGGCATGGTGGCGGTGGTCTACACGGACTTCCTGCAGCTCCTGATCATGGCCGCCGGGGTGTTGTTCGCGGTTCCGCTCGCACTGCGGCAGGTGGGGGGCACCGCCGCCCTCTTCGAGCTGGTGGAGGCGGCCCGGCCCACCGTGTTCACGTGGGAGGGGCTGCCGCCGGCCCTGCTGTTCACCATGGGGCTCTCGTTCCTGCTGGGATCGGTGGCCACGCCCGAGCGGCTCGTGCGGCTCTTCGCCATGCGGGACATGGTCCAGGTCCGCCGCGGGATCCTCTTCGCCATCCTGATGAGCACCGGCATCAACCTGCTGGTGTTCATCCTGGCGCTCGCCAGCATCGTGCTCTTCCCGCGGCTCTCCACGGGAGACCTGGCCATGCCCATGGTCGCGTCCGCCGTGCTGCCTCCGGTGATGGGCACCGTGCTGCTGGCCGCCATCGTCTCGGCCATGATGTCCACGGTGGATTCGCTGTTGATCGTGGCCGGCTCCGCGCTGTCGGTGGACCTCTACCAGAACCTCGTGGCCCCCGACGGCAGCGTCGCCCGCCGCCGCTGGGTCGACCGCATCGGCATCCTGGTGGTGGGGACGCTGCCGGTCGTGCTCGTGCTCGCCGGGGTGGGGGAGGGCGAGCTGGTCCAGTTCATCGTGCTGCTCTTCACGGCGCTCATGGCCGCGTGCTTCTTCATGCCGGTGGTGGGCGGGGTGCTGTGGCGCCGGGCCACCCGGGAGGGGGCCACGGCGGCCATGCTCGGCGGGTTGATCACCACGCTCGGGTGGAAGGCATGGGGGCCCGGGACGCTGGATCCGGTGCTGCCCGGCTTCCTGGTCTCGGCGGTGCTGTTGGTGACGGTGAGCCTGCTCACGCCCCCACCCCCGGCCAGCGCCTGGGAGCCCTATTTCCGGACGGGCGCGGGGACCCCGGACGAATCGGCGCTGGGGTAG